Proteins encoded by one window of Anopheles maculipalpis chromosome 2RL, idAnoMacuDA_375_x, whole genome shotgun sequence:
- the LOC126567369 gene encoding peritrophin-44-like: NLAHLALVMALLGACAAVTPPVCDSTVTSFHADPTSCNQYYTCYQGKAILQTCPDQKYYDPTRSLCDIPEKVACTIGPCTGNAGLKAVAIPNVCTTYTLCVGETPFNRTCAEGTLFDEVFGDCVLAGDSKCVENPCLSVDPATALPTTFYPVLSSCKKYIICDKLNPVVRSCAGATVFSRTVSKCVASTDYVCPPGTALI, translated from the coding sequence aatctaGCCCATCTTGCACTGGTAATGGCGCTGCTGGGTGCGTGCGCTGCCGTAACGCCACCGGTTTGCGACAGTACAGTAACTTCTTTCCATGCCGATCCGACGAGTTGCAATCAATACTACACCTGTTATCAGGGTAAAGCTATTCTTCAGACGTGCCCCGATCAGAAATATTACGATCCCACCCGATCTCTGTGTGACATTCCTGAGAAGGTGGCCTGCACCATTGGCCCTTGCACTGGAAACGCCGGGCTGAAGGCTGTGGCGATCCCGAATGTGTGCACCACTTACACGCTGTGTGTCGGCGAAACACCGTTCAATAGAACGTGTGCTGAAGGGACGCTGTTTGATGAGGTGTTTGGAGACTGCGTACTGGCTGGGGACAGTAAGTGCGTGGAGAATCCTTGCCTTTCGGTAGATCCGGCTACTGCTTTACCGACTACGTTCTATCCGGTGTTGAGCTCGTGCAAGAAATACATTATCTGCGATAAGCTGAATCCGGTGGTGCGCTCCTGCGCCGGAGCTACCGTGTTCAGTCGCACCGTCTCGAAGTGTGTTGCGTCCACTGATTATGTGTGCCCACCAGGCACTGCCCTGATATGA
- the LOC126556358 gene encoding protein snakeskin: MVSAETIGSIFIKVFKVVINIVVLIIYRTGYGGDFLGIGGTWNLNEEKSPDAEIVASGVFVGFIIYTGVQLITFGFGTTKHKYELSDTIMNVVGTFMWVAVGGTALHYWHGYLAEHDFENITSERTAGLALGALCVINGALYLADSVLAFIHYTKYA, translated from the exons ATGGTGTCCGCGGAAACGATCGGTTCCATTTTTATAAAAGTGTTCAAAGTG GTCATCAACATTGTAGTGCTGATCATTTACCGAACGGGCTATGGTGGAGATTTCCTCGGTATCGGTGGTACATGGAACCTGAATGAGGAGAAAAGCCCCGACGCGGAAATCGTCGCATCCGGTGTGTTTGTCGGTTTCATCATTTACACCGGCGTGCAGCTAATCACGTTTGGTTTCGGCACCACCAAACACAAGTACGAGCTTTCCGACACGATCATGAATGTGGTCGGTACGTTCATGTGGGTTGCTGTCGGTGGTACCGCTCTACACTACTGGCACGGTTATCTGGCCGAGCACGACTTTGAAAACATCACATCCGAGCGAACG GCCGGTCTGGCATTAGGCGCACTGTGTGTCATCAACGGAGCCCTCTATCTGGCAGACTCTGTGCTTGCCTTCATTCACTACACTAAATATGCCTAA